The window GAGGGCGGCACCCCGCGCCCGGTGGTGGTGGGCATGGGGCCGTGCGGCCTGCTGGCCGGGCTGCTGCTGGCGCAGATGGGCTTCCGCCCCATCATCCTGGAGCGGGGCAAGGAAGTGCGCGAGCGGACCAAGGACACCTTCGGCCTGTGGCGGCAGGGCGTGCTGAACCCGGAGTCGAACGTGCAGTTCGGCGAAGGCGGTGCCGGCACCTTCTCCGACGGCAAGCTCTACAGCCAGATCAAGGATCCGAAGCACTACGGCCGCAAGGTGCTGGAGGAGTTCGTCAAGGCCGGTGCGCCGGACGACATCCTGTACAAGGCGCGGCCGCACATCGGCACCTTCCGCCTGGTCAGCATGGTGGAAAAGATGCGTGCCGAGATCCTCGAACTGGGCGGCGAGATCCGCTTCAGCACGCGCGTGGACGACCTCGACATCGACGGCGGCAAGCTGCGCGGCGTCAAGCTCTCCACCGGCGACTACCTGCCTTGCGAGCACCTCGTGCTGGCCGTCGGCCACAGCGCGCGCGACACCTTCGAGATGCTGCATGCGCGCGGCGTGTTCATGGAGGCCAAGCCGTTCTCGCTCGGCTTCCGCATCGAGCATCCGCAGGGCCTGATCAATCGCAGCCGCTTCGGCAAGTTCGCCGGCAACAAGCTGCTGGGCGCGGCCGACTACAAGGTGGTGCACCACTGCAGCAACGGCCGCGCGGTCTACAGCTTCTGCATGTGCCCGGGGGGCACGGTGGTGGCCGCGGCCTCGGAGCCCGGCCGCGTGGTCACCAACGGCATGAGCCAGTACAAGCGTGCCGAGCGCAATGCCAATGCCGGCATCGTGGTGGGCATCTCGCCGGAGGACTATCCCGGCGGTCCGCTGGCCGGCATCGCCTTCCAGCGCCATTGGGAAGAGCGTGCCTTCGTCCTCGGCGGCAGCGACTACCGGGCACCGGGCCAGCTGGTGGGCGATTTCATCGCGCGCCGGCCGTCGACCTCGCTCGGCACGGTCGAGCCTTCGTACAAGCCGGGCGTGACGCCCACCGACTTGTCGACCGCGTTGCCGGACTACGTCATCGAGGCGATCCGCGAGGCCCTGCCCGAGATCGACAAGAAACTGCATGGCTTTGCCATGCACGATGCCGTGCTGACCGGCGTGGAAACGCGTACCTCGTCACCGCTGCGCATCCGCCGCAAGGACGACGATTACCAGAGTGTGAACGTCGAAGGTCTCTATCCCGCCGGTGAGGGTGCCGGTTATGCGGGCGGCATCTACTCGGCGGCCATCGACGGCATCGAGGTGGCGGAGGCGGTGGCCCTGGCCATTACCGGCGGCCGGCGCGGCTGAGCTCCGCCCGCCGGAGATGGCGGACCCGGCGGCGGACTCAGCGCCGGCCCAGGTAGCCGGCCGCGCCGGCTCCCGCCACCAAGCCGCTGGCGAAGCAGGCGGTCAGCAGGTAGCCCCCGGTGGGGGCCTCCCAGTCGAGCATCTCGCCGGCGCAGAACACGCCGGGCAGCGCGCGCAGCATCAGGTGCTCGTCCATTGCCTCGAAGGGCACGCCG of the Cupriavidus malaysiensis genome contains:
- a CDS encoding NAD(P)/FAD-dependent oxidoreductase, translated to MLRLSEVKLPLEHVESDLEAAVLSHLAQIGVKADGLVGYTVFRRAHDARKRSDIKLTYIIDIEVKDEERARQRMAGKPQWSIAPDMQYRFVARAPEGGTPRPVVVGMGPCGLLAGLLLAQMGFRPIILERGKEVRERTKDTFGLWRQGVLNPESNVQFGEGGAGTFSDGKLYSQIKDPKHYGRKVLEEFVKAGAPDDILYKARPHIGTFRLVSMVEKMRAEILELGGEIRFSTRVDDLDIDGGKLRGVKLSTGDYLPCEHLVLAVGHSARDTFEMLHARGVFMEAKPFSLGFRIEHPQGLINRSRFGKFAGNKLLGAADYKVVHHCSNGRAVYSFCMCPGGTVVAAASEPGRVVTNGMSQYKRAERNANAGIVVGISPEDYPGGPLAGIAFQRHWEERAFVLGGSDYRAPGQLVGDFIARRPSTSLGTVEPSYKPGVTPTDLSTALPDYVIEAIREALPEIDKKLHGFAMHDAVLTGVETRTSSPLRIRRKDDDYQSVNVEGLYPAGEGAGYAGGIYSAAIDGIEVAEAVALAITGGRRG